A single window of Anomaloglossus baeobatrachus isolate aAnoBae1 chromosome 5, aAnoBae1.hap1, whole genome shotgun sequence DNA harbors:
- the LOC142311161 gene encoding LOW QUALITY PROTEIN: uncharacterized protein LOC142311161 (The sequence of the model RefSeq protein was modified relative to this genomic sequence to represent the inferred CDS: inserted 2 bases in 1 codon): MMDKTRSPLMEIFNLTLEILCVLSGEDTVMVKKCGEWARTQSLVHEERNYKKIQELANKIIQVLNVEEEWEYIEEHKDWYNPVLKKNDQSPMALDPIESQKVAEENHIDVLTQKPNGVPEESTNFQASQSEDKKSSLLDAHLSFVFCDEKKVILDEKYGVTPPISQSTEQSNSCNEAQSDSNVFLKADSSNQTTSLEKPTFVQDSQKDLPLLHIKEELSSCDENSTDVETFTVAYLDEVDCVSPANKDSDYITHVAKTSKFIDSNQEASEKQYSRGLSEITLNEEKTFQCSYCLKAFSNTTQLNLHIVCHQNHKTFTCSECGEWFSKKSALVTHHRVHTREKPYACPECGKQFASHANVIAHEAIHKQSLSMGTDPRLTQKYQASLLCSECGINFNSAKVLSEHQKIHKQEKMYVCPVCGKGFTKRGYLSNHSRIHTGEKCGVLSKNEGCSSQKRKRPFPCFECGKSFPSRSHLVRHQRIHTGEKPFSCSECDKRFTDRTGLVIHQRIHTGEKPYSCNDCSKCFRDRSGLVVHQRHHTGQQPFRCLECGKCFHNRARLERHESVHKTXKNPIQIVSSLTFHYKAHFGEHFNDQTTENITSQCLPQGQQRSLRTEK, translated from the exons GATACTGTTATGGTGAAAAAGTGTGGTGAATGGGCGAGAACTCAATCACTGGTACATGAGGAAAGGAATTATAAGAAGATCCAAGAACTGGCTAACAAGATCATTCAGGTGCTGAATGTAGAG GAGGAGTGGGAGTATATAGAAGAGCACAAGGATTGGTACAATCCTGTTTTGAAGAAGAATGACCAGTCTCCTATGGCTCTGG ATCCTATTGAAAGTCAAAAGGTCGCAGAAGAAAACCATATTGATGTTCTAACACAAAAACctaatggtgttccagaagagtctACCAACTTCCAGGCTTCTCAGTCTGAAGACAAAAAGAGTAGCCTTTTAGACGCACATTTGTCATTTGTCTTCTGTGATGAAAAAAAAGTCATACTAGACGAAAAGTATGGTGTTACCCCTCCTATTTCCCAGTCAACAGAGCAGTCAAACTCTTGTAATGAAGCACAATCTGACAGCAATGTGTTTTTGAAAGCGGATAGTTCTAACCAAACAACATCACTGGAGAAACCAACATTTGTTCAAGATTCCCAGAAAGATCTCCCGTTACTTCATATAAAAGAAGAATTAAGTTCATGTGATGAAAATTCCACTGATGTGGAAACTTTTACAGTTGCCTATCTAGATGAAGTAGACTGTGTATCTCCTGCTAACAAAGACTCAGACTACATTACACACGTAGCAAAAACTTCTAAATTTATAGACTCTAACCAAGAAGCTAGTGAAAAACAATACTCACGGGGTTTATCCGAGATAACCTTAAATGAAGAAAAGACATTCCAGTGTTCTTATTGTTTAAAGGCATTCAGCAATACTACACAACTTAATTTGCACATAGTGTGTCACCAAAACCACAAAACATTCACATGCTCAGAATGTGGAGAATGGTTTTCTAAAAAATCCGCACTTGTGACACATCATAGAGTTCACACGAGAGAAAAACCGTATGCCTGTCCAGAATGTGGTAAACAATTTGCCAGTCATGCAAATGTCATTGCCCATGAAGCGATTCATAAACAATCATTATCTATGGGTACGGACCCTCGACTTACTCAGAAATATCAAGCTTCACTTTTATGCTCCGAATGTGGAATTAATTTTAATAGCGCTAAAGTTCTTTCtgaacatcaaaaaattcacaagcAAGAGAAAATGTATGTATGCCCTGTGTGTGGTAAAGGTTTCACAAAAAGAGGGTATCTTAGTAACCACAGTAGAATTCACACGGGGGAAAAGTGTGGTGTGCTTTCTAAAAATGAAGGATGTTCTTCGCAAAAACGAAAGAGACCATTTCCATGCTTTGAATGTGGTAAAAGTTTCCCAAGTCGTTCCCATCTAGTCAGACATCAAAGAATCCATACAGGAGAGAAACCATTCTCATGTTCTGAATGTGACAAACGATTTACTGACCGTACTGGCCTTGTGATACATCAAAGGATACATACtggagaaaagccatattcatgtaatGACTGCAGCAAATGTTTCCGAGATCGCTCCGGACTTGTCGTCCATCAGAGACATCACACTGGACAACAACCATTTAGGTGTCTTGAGTGTGGGAAGTGTTTTCACAATAGGGCACGTCTGGAACGCCATGAAAGCGTTCACAAGAC TAAAAATCCTATCCAGATAGTTTCTTCCTTGACGTTTCATTACAAAGCACACTTTGGAGAACACTTTAATGATCAGACCACTGAAAACATCACTTCACAATGCCTTCCTCAAGGTCAACAAAGAAGTCTCAGAACAGagaagtaa